Below is a genomic region from Henckelia pumila isolate YLH828 chromosome 3, ASM3356847v2, whole genome shotgun sequence.
GATGAACCCGATGATAATTGGTAAATTTTTATCCTTAGATTTACCCTTGTCTTTTTAAGGTGAAGTAGcaagaaataaatatttcatattATAGATAGACAAATATCAATattcatataaatattaaaccaTTTAACAATGTAATATATGATCATGACATCACAAAATTTGCATAAAAGATATCATTATGATTTCTGAAACATATTATGTTCTGCTGCTATCTTCTCCAAGTTGATTCCCACACACTCTAAACTCATAATAAATTCCTTTTCTCTACCAAAAATTACACTGTTGTGATCAGCATTTGGTACAATTTCAAGCTCTACGTGTGGAGCCTTGGCCTTCATGTTGAAGCTGCATTCTATTGGCACTATTCGATCCCGAGTCCCTTGAACGACATGAATTTTCACCCGGGCAGCAGTCAAAACTTCCAAGTATCCATCCAAAAGTTTCGCACCCCCGCATATAACATTGTGCATCGTATGCCATGCTGAGTGATGAGTGTGGCGCGTTGTGTCTATGATTGAAAAATGAAGATCCCTAAAGACCAAGCAAATACAAATTGTATCAACTACATGGAATGATGAAACAAAATGTTCACATATGAGATGAGATCATGAGAGTTTGGACTTAATAACGTAAAATAGGGTGATGccattggaaaaaaaaaatcgcgCCACCGCCCTCAACTCGCCAACAATCGTGCCTCAAAAATTGGTGAACCAGTTTAACATGCATATCCCATCAAATAAACTAGTGTTTTAGTTTGAACTCCGATCTTGTACATGTAACACAAGAGTATCAAAAAGAACAGGGAGTGAGAGGAAGCAAACATCTCACTATCGTCCCGTTGCTCACTCTCATCTAATCTCAACTTTGCTCCCCGAATTACTCATCTGTAGTTATAACATTCAGAAATGGCATATATCTAATCTAATTAATGTTGACCTTGTTCTAGTGAGCAGCTTTAGAATCCACTCCCAAGCCTTGTGATTCCGACATATAAAGAAACAAACGCATCTGCCCAAGTGCTCGTACCACAATATCAATGCTGAAACAAAGAGCACGGGTGACCATACTCGTCTCATGGCAAGGCTTTCGAGTGCCACCAAACTCGCATCCCCTTTCGAAGAAGAGAAATAAGGCTGACATTCATACAGTACAAACACATAAATCAGGTTACCAATTTTTATACAAATGaggataaaaataattaaagcaGTTGCTAGCAGAGATCATCTATTACATTAGACTTGGTGGGTCCATAGGCCCAAGGGGCGACAAGGAATACTTACGGGAGCAATCAAAGTGATAGATTTAACTGATTTGGAGTGCTTAGCGGCTAATGATAGAGCAATCACACAACCCATGGAATGAGCAACAAAGTGATAAGAACTAAGTCGAAACTGACGAATAACCGAAACCTCAACCATTTCTAGATGTTCTTTCAGAGCGTAACTACAGTTTTTTGGCTTTGGACTGCTCCCAAATCCTAACAAGTCCACCGCGAAAATTCTGTACTTTTGGTTCGTATGTTCGGACAAGTTAAGAAACAGGGATTCCATCCAAAACGAGGATGACGAGAGGAATCCATGGATTAGAATTACATTCTGCACAGATGATTCTTGGGAACAAAGCTCCCGCCTAGCTGCCAATATATATAGaactttaatattaaaaaaagacTGGAAGATAGAAAGAATTTATAATTGACATTTAAGTTTTTCTATGTACAAATCGTGGACCAATATATCAACTGCAGATCAAGTATTAAAAAAACACAGGCAAGTGGAtggtttattaaaaaaatgatcGATAGTTTTGTATTCACATGAAAAGAAAACATTTTTTCAAATACCTTTCGGTGATTCTTTGACAATGACGTGAAGCCTGAAATCAGAGCTTCCCTTGCTCATCCAAGAAACACAAGATTCGCATCCGCAATCGGACCACCTATTCTTCAATTCCCCAACACAAAGCCCTTCTTTTTTACTTGGAACTCTTGGATTTCTGAGCAATACCATTTCCCTGAAAAGGTTTCTTCTCCCATGAAGACTCTCAGAAAGCTCGTTGTCCCGTTCGAGTTCAAGAAAATCATCTTTGTTTTCTTGAATCATTCCCGGCCTTTTCATGCAGTAACATGGAGAGCATTCTCCCTCCAAGAACCCATCAAAAAACCTGAAAAATACACACATGATAATGTCTAGGAAGTCTAGGACGAAGAAGACTACTGCACTGGTTATCGAAATCGAGATTTGTGTGAAATAAATTATGAGAAGTAGAAAATCATTGAGAGAAGTTGGAAAGATTGATGAATCTAAaacttttttattttctgaaaatacAAACCAAAAACTGCTAGAGTACTCAATCCATTAACTcctaaataaaagaaaataatatcagtaaatgaaaataaataacaaattaaaattatttggaaagaCAAATTCAACAATTAGATTAACAGTAAGTTTCACTAATTTTCAACACTCCCACTTAGTGCAAGCTTACTGTCAATGACACCAAGATCACTTCGAAACTCATCAAACTTTGTTTTGCTAAGTGCCTTGGTAAATATATCGGCAACTTGACTTTCCGTTCCTATCTTCTTCAGCTGAATGTCCTGGGTCAAAATCTTTTCTCGAACAAAATGGTGATGTGTTTCAATATGTTTTGTACGTGCATGAAACACTTGATTTCCAGCAAGCTTGATCGCATTTCATTGTCACAATGAATGGGAACCGGATAATCCAGGATAGAAAATATTTCTTCAATGAGTCTTTTGAGCCAGATACACTCTTGAGTGGCCATGGTAGCAGCTACATATTCAGATTCACAACTTGAAAGAGCAACCGTACTTTGCTTTTTACTACACCATGTTATAGCTGCTGAACCTGTATTAAAACAATAACCTGTTGTGGAGCGTCTATCATTCACGTCACCAGCCCAATCTGCATCTACAAAACCAGTCAAAAAGAATGATGAATTTTTCTTGTACAATAAACCAAAATTTAGAGTTCCTTTTATGTAGCGCAGAATCCTCTTTGCTGCAATGAAGTGACTCTCGCATGGTTTGCTCATAAACTGAGAAACAACTCCCACAGAATACGAGATGTCAGGCCTTGTGatagttaaataaaataaactaccAACAAGCTGTCAGAAAAAGTGTCGCATCTTCCAATATTTTCCCTCCATATTTAGTTAACTTCAACCAAGGTTCCATAGGAGTAGTATCTGCCTTAGACTCCCCCATACGAAAATGATCTAGCAAACTTGTTGCATATGCcttttgagagacaaaaaatCCATCTGAATTTCTAACCTCCAAGCCAAGAAAACAGCTAAATTCTCCCAAGCATTTCATTTCAAAACGAAGCGATAAGGCATCTCGAAGGCGAGTAATTTCAGCATTATCATCACTGGTGATGAtcatgtcatccacataaagGAGCAACATTGTGCATATTGAGTGTGTTTTCTTGATAAACAAACTTGAATCTGCATTAGAAGACTTGAAACCACAAAAATCAAGATATTGAGTAATTTTACCATACCAAGCACGTGGAGCCTGCTTGAGACCATATAAAGCCTTCTTGAGTCGGCACACATAATTTGGAAATTCTTTAGAAACAAATCCATGTGGTTGCTCCATAAAGATATCTCGATCCAACTCCCCataaaaaaaatgcattcttcACATCTAATTGCCACAATTTCCATTTTTTGTGTGCTGCCAATGAAATAATTGTTCGAATCGTCACCATTTTTGCAACAGGGCTGAAAGTCTCCTCATAATCTAGACCATATTGTTGAGAGAAACCACGGGCAACAAGACGAGCTTTATGCCTATCGATAGTTCCATCAACTCTTTTCTTCAACTTATAAACCCATTTACAAGTAACTAAGTCAATATTCTTTGGCTTTGGAACAAGCTCCCATGTGCAGTTCTTGTTTAATGCTGATACTTCTTCCTTCATTGCCTTTTCCCATTCCAAAACACCCTTGGCTTCATCATAAGACTTAGGTTCATCTTCACATGATTCTACAATTAGAAAACAGGACACAATAGAGCAATGATTTAACTGAACTTCATAATCAGTTAAATAATTAGGTTGCTTACTTTGTCGAGAAGATCTCCGAACAGCAGCATCTATAGTTTTATCTTCCTGAATATCTtctccggatggagaaatatTGCTACTTTCACTATAATCATCGTAGAAAAGAGGTGAAGAATCAATGGCGCCTTTATTTGCATTTGCATCAATATAATATGACGAAATTTCGTCAAACACCACATCACGAGAAACAACAACTTTGTTTGTTTCTAGATCCATACATCTCCACCCTTTCCTGTGAGTGTCATAACTAACAAAAATACAGCGCTTTGCTCTTGGATCAAGTTTAGTTCGATTGGATTTTGAGACATGAACATAACAAACTGAACCAAAAACTCTGAAATAACTCACATTGGGCTTGTGATgatataatgcttcaaatggagatAATTCTGTCCCTGGCCATGGAGGTAAGTGATTTATAACATGACAAGCTGATTGAATGGCTGTTGCCCATAGCTCCCTTGGAAGGTTCTTTGCATGCAACCATGACAAACACATGGAGGTGAGATGTGCCAACTTGCGTTCAACAACTCCATTTTGCTGTGGAGTTTCTGGACAAGTCATTTGTCGCCGAATGCCATGTTCTTTGCAATAAGTTTGGAATTGATCAGACAtatattctcctccattgtcTGTGCGTAGACACTTTATTGACAGCCCAAATTCTTTCTCCACCTGCTCCTTTAATTGAATAAATTTGGAGAAAGCCTCGCTTTTGTGTTCTAAGAAAAACACCCATGTGAACCGGGAATAGTCATCCACAAAATCATTACATAATGAAAACCATAATAGCTAGGTGTTTTTGTTGGTCCCATCAAATCTGAATGTACCAGTTGTAACGCAGTGGTAGCTCTGTTCATTGACCGGGGAAAAGGAAGACGATGTGATTTCCCATATTGGCAGCCAGAACAAACCACATCTTGAATAATTCCTTTGAAGAATGGAACTCCATCAAGAAGTTTCTTTGTTGAAATTTTCTGAAGCAATTGATAACCAACATGACCCAAGAGAGCATGCCAAAGTGCTGCACTTGTATTCTGACCTGTCTTTTCAACAGATGTATCACTTGCAGACAATATATAAAGTGAATCTTTTCTTTTTACAGTAAATAAGACATCGGCTACAAGGTGTTTTATGTTGGAAATAATTTTTACATCATCTGGACCAAAAAGAACATACCTTCTAGCATCAGTAATTTGAGAAACTGAAGCAAGATTCTTCTTTAAACCGGGAACATGATAAACATCTTTGAGAAAAACACCACCAACATTTGGAATATCTTTTTGGATGCTGAAATTTCCTTCTTTCACTACTAGATGTAATGAATTATCAGCAGTGACAATAGCTCTTTTTTCATGATGTGGGCGAACATATGAAAGTAGAGAAACATTTCATGTTGCATGATGAGAACAACCAGAATCAACAATCCAGTCCTCATTATAATCTACGGAAACATTATAATACGTTCCCTTGCTCTTTTGTTGAATAACCGAATTCAAAATAACGGGTTGATCAACAACTTCAATAGATAGACATTGCTCCCACTTGTGTTGCTCAAACTCACTAGATTCTTGTGCAAAATTTGCTCCTGCGAGATTAACACGACAATTTTGCTCAATATGGCCTGGTTTTCCACACCGATCACACACCACCTTCACATGACAGTTGCGCTTTATGTATCCCGGCTTTCCACATCGATAGCAACCTTTTGAATCATTTTTAGGCTGCCATTCAGGTTTGGATTGCTTGCTGTCACCTGAAGcttgttttgaaaaatatttaccTTTCGCTTTATCTTTTGTGTAGAGAACATCCTCTTGTCGAGAGAATGATTGTTTGCTACTGCCAGACATCTGCTTTATCAGAGCTTCCTGATTTGAGAGCAAATTCTCCAATTCAATGATAGTTGGTTGATTTGTCCACCCTTGTATTGAAGAGATGAAAGGCATAAACTCCTTTATCAATCCACGAATAAGATAACGACGCAAACGAGCATCACTTACAGGCTCCTCCATATCCAATTCTGAAATTTCAGAACACAAAGTCtttattttcagaaaatattCTGAAACTGAAAGATACCTTGAGTCATCCCAGCAAGTTCGTTCTCCAAAAACTGCAACCTTATTGTATTCTTTTGAGTGAATAGCCTTTCAAGTATGTCCCACACTTGTTTCGGCAACTTTAAATCATGAACATGTTGGATATACTCCTGACTGATTGATGTTCGCAAAGCAAATATAGCTTTGCCACACTTAATCTTCCAATTTCTCCGCAACTCAGCATTTTGTGGTGTATCTTCTGAAATTTCAGCATCATCACCAAAGATAAGAACCCACAAATCCTGTCCTTGTAGATAAGCTTCCATGCATAGCTTCCAGTAACtatatgtaaggcccgaaaatattaaattattaattatgggatttgagaattaaattccatattatgggctaatattgaattgagaagttatggaaatgatagatttaattttcgagccgaaaatatttaatttgagaatttacgaattttgagaattaaattccgagaattcttaaattaaaaggataaataatcgatttgaatatttatggaatttgagattaaattccatgtttcgggaattaaagaagattaattttgatgattcaacctgatcagagactgatttgcaaatatcgaagttgcaagggcttAAATGcaaaaaggccgggattatttaattaatccgaatttatttaattttagtcctagtatatttaatttgagaatatttggagtttcgatttaaattctaatattcttaaattatttaggattgaaattgaattaaaaagaaggttgagaactgaattgcaattaatgaagacttgagggactaaattgcaattatgcaaCATATATCCGATTATTGAATTTCTTACTCAGCATATGAACGTGTACAAGCCattttcattcaaaaatttGGAATAGAGAGCCGaagtcttctcttttcttttgatttttgattttcgaaacctcgtaacttttgatccgttcgtccgatttcaattccgaaagatgttctggaatacTTGCGACGAGggattcgatctcgtgtaagtattatgatgtgTTTGATAGATTTCGAAATCAGTTATGAGCATAGATCAGAACTTGTGTTAGTTTTGTGTTCGTGCATGTTTATTCATTccgatattgaaattgaatcgaCGATTTGATGTTGAATGAACTTAATcatgatttccagcatgtatttcgagttgtaccgttacgccgtcagtTCAAGATTTTGATCAACTTTGAAGTTAGATTGTTTAAGCTGGACATTCCTTGAGTTGTGAGTGATAATCATAACTTGgaaacacttcatttcagattattttgaagttgacGAGCTCGAGAATTTGCTTCGAAACGAAGAGGAAATGATCAAGGTTTGAAACCATTTTTGGTTGAAGTTCTAACCATGATTGTGAGCAGATTTGGATATGATGAGATCAAATGAAGTTGAAATATATTTCTTGGTTATATATCTCAGACTTGAAGTGTTCACAAccgaagaaatacgaaggtataatgacgacatcgcgagtcaggaattttgaaactcaagatcgattattcttgagttgtcccgcaaaaaccacatacgtgtttatgtttcgatttgattttgatgttgtcgatccatcccaggtagtggatctttgatttgagtcgatatTATTATGATACGATGatgttattgaattgattctatgtcaaggtctgaggcgaccttattttcgagtccaGAATGGCtacgttagatggatatccatgtcaagatcggatacgaatcttgatggaaacgatgatttatgaatcaattcttaatcgagatatgcgttatttactctatttgttgagtcgagtaaaatagagtcgatatgatttatttaacgcttttgatatgttgcttatactgagaatgatttctcaccggagtttatccggctattgtcttgttttgtatatgtgcatgacatcaggtggggcaggagctagtcgaagatgacattgatagctcAAGGGAGAGATTTTGCACaagtggactcgggttttagcgaGTTTGATGAGTAGATCCTTGATGAATCTAGTAAAATGATGTTATTACTAGAGTTTGAAGCAACTATTGGTACCTCATGTTTTCTTGTAGCTATTTTGTTGTACTTTAAGTTAGTTGTGAGAGGTatctcatgaataaaaacaTGATGGGCACTTCTTGTATTGATCAATACATGTTGTAGACTTAATAGACCATGAATTGGGAGGAGTTTAAGGATCAAGTTTTGCTATATACAAACAGAGTGTTTTCTGCCCGGAGTCGAACCCTCGCCGCTGTTTATTATCGCCCGCGCGCAGCCTGGAGCTcagcctactgttttggaaaaaaacaggggcgcccgggcggtagtttttgaccgcccgtgcccacccctttttgaaaaaaataaataaaaatttcttgatccttattctttccttattatattaatgatgcttattcattaattgccccttaagatttgagattagcaacccgaggccccacaacaggtggta
It encodes:
- the LOC140893143 gene encoding probable lysophospholipase BODYGUARD 4, with translation MCVFFRFFDGFLEGECSPCYCMKRPGMIQENKDDFLELERDNELSESLHGRRNLFREMVLLRNPRVPSKKEGLCVGELKNRWSDCGCESCVSWMSKGSSDFRLHVIVKESPKARRELCSQESSVQNVILIHGFLSSSSFWMESLFLNLSEHTNQKYRIFAVDLLGFGSSPKPKNCSYALKEHLEMVEVSVIRQFRLSSYHFVAHSMGCVIALSLAAKHSKSVKSITLIAPPYFSSSKGDASLVALESLAMRRVWSPVLFVSALILWYEHLGRCVCFFICRNHKAWEWILKLLTRTRDLHFSIIDTTRHTHHSAWHTMHNVICGGAKLLDGYLEVLTAARVKIHVVQGTRDRIVPIECSFNMKAKAPHVELEIVPNADHNSVIFGREKEFIMSLECVGINLEKIAAEHNMFQKS